From the genome of Muricauda sp. SCSIO 64092, one region includes:
- a CDS encoding sulfatase, with protein sequence MKTTIGLLVLFSLISCKKDNQRTTNTAIDLKKNILLVVVDDLGWADVGRYGSSFYETPNIDALAKDGILFTNGYATCPVCSPSRASIQTGLYPTKVNITDWIPGRAHYNGAEPENRWLSNEFANELALPFETIAETLQKRGYQTFFAGKWHLGETEDFWPENQGYHINKGGFNMGRPDRDKKKGINGYFSPYGNPRLEDGPKGEYLTDRLTNEAVDFLEQYKDSNFFINLSFYQVHTPLQAKDEAIKKYITKRKHLDKDTIGELDENPKWKAGNFKNKSHKERFVQAHPTYAAMVGSMDENVGRVVAKLKQLDLYDNTLIIFTSDNGGLSTAGGSPTSNLPLRAGKGWLYEGGIRVPFIIKNFKQKRAGSINDIPVTGVDIFPTIAKAVGFETNETDGRNILGLNDKERPLFWHYPHYGNQGGNPGSAIRKGKYKLIHDFETGEKLLFDLEKDLGETNDLSKENPKVVHDLYVELEAWRKENNAQMMRPNPTWNKNERIVY encoded by the coding sequence ATGAAGACGACCATAGGGCTTCTTGTACTTTTTTCCCTGATTTCCTGTAAAAAGGACAATCAAAGAACCACAAATACAGCTATCGACCTGAAAAAAAATATCCTTCTCGTAGTAGTGGATGATTTGGGCTGGGCAGATGTAGGTAGATATGGTAGCAGTTTTTACGAAACCCCAAATATTGATGCGCTGGCCAAAGATGGTATTTTATTTACCAATGGCTATGCTACTTGTCCGGTCTGTTCCCCCTCCCGGGCAAGTATCCAAACGGGACTGTATCCCACAAAGGTGAACATCACCGATTGGATTCCAGGAAGGGCACATTACAATGGGGCCGAACCTGAAAACCGTTGGTTGTCCAATGAATTTGCCAATGAACTGGCCTTACCTTTTGAGACTATTGCGGAAACACTCCAAAAGCGAGGGTACCAAACCTTTTTTGCCGGAAAATGGCATTTGGGCGAGACCGAAGATTTTTGGCCCGAAAATCAAGGTTACCACATTAATAAGGGTGGGTTTAATATGGGCCGCCCAGACCGAGACAAGAAAAAAGGAATCAACGGTTATTTCAGTCCCTACGGTAATCCAAGATTGGAAGATGGGCCCAAAGGAGAATATCTCACCGATCGACTGACGAATGAGGCCGTCGACTTTTTGGAGCAATACAAAGATTCGAATTTCTTTATCAACCTATCTTTTTATCAGGTGCACACCCCACTTCAAGCAAAGGATGAAGCGATAAAAAAGTACATAACAAAGCGAAAGCATCTTGACAAGGATACTATTGGTGAACTTGATGAAAACCCCAAGTGGAAGGCAGGAAATTTTAAAAACAAATCACATAAAGAGCGTTTTGTTCAGGCACATCCCACCTATGCCGCCATGGTGGGCAGTATGGATGAAAATGTGGGCCGTGTAGTAGCTAAATTGAAGCAACTGGATTTGTATGACAACACCTTGATAATTTTCACTTCGGATAATGGTGGCTTGTCAACAGCGGGAGGATCGCCCACTTCGAATTTGCCTTTACGTGCGGGAAAGGGCTGGTTATATGAAGGTGGTATTCGAGTACCCTTCATCATCAAGAACTTTAAACAAAAGCGGGCTGGAAGCATCAACGATATCCCCGTGACCGGGGTAGATATTTTTCCAACCATTGCTAAAGCCGTTGGCTTTGAAACCAACGAAACGGACGGCAGGAATATTCTGGGCCTTAATGATAAGGAACGTCCACTTTTTTGGCATTACCCCCATTATGGCAACCAAGGGGGCAATCCAGGAAGTGCCATTCGTAAAGGGAAATACAAACTGATCCACGATTTTGAAACGGGCGAAAAACTACTCTTTGATTTGGAAAAAGACTTGGGCGAAACAAACGACCTTTCCAAAGAAAATCCCAAAGTAGTTCACGACCTGTATGTAGAGTTGGAAGCATGGCGAAAAGAGAACAATGCTCAGATGATGCGACCTAACCCTACTTGGAACAAAAATGAACGAATTGTTTATTAG
- a CDS encoding glycoside hydrolase family 2 TIM barrel-domain containing protein yields the protein MQPWQNPHVNGLNRLPARATSHSYATNAEARIGEKEKSDRYKSLNGNWKFQWHPVPEQVPDNFYKTDLNDGDWDTLPVPSNWELHGYGTAIYTNIKYPFEPVDPPFTPKDDNPTGLYRTSFEIPSNWEDMQVTLTFGGVSSAYYVWINGKLLGYSEDSRLPTHFDITPYLEEGKNQLAVKVYRWSDGVYLEDQDHWRLSGIHRDVYLSAAPKIQLYDFFVRTDLDENYKDAELQIRPKIKVFDGMEFDGQLLEAQLFDSDGKAILDGPLRMSAKAIYNEKYEQRGKPDFAMMKAMVKNPKKWSAEHPHLYTLVFSLKSSEGKLLEARSTKIGFRETEIRDGEFFVNGESVLMYGVNRHDHSPITGKVVGRELMLKDILMMKKFNINAVRTSHYPNNEYFYELCDKYGIYVMDEANLETHGIGGKLSNDAAWSTAFLERAVRMVERDKNHPSIVFWSLGNESGSGFNHATMANWIRAFDPTRPVHYEGAQTTGGKHKIEDKVIKDPDYVDMVSRMYNPIEYMVKMANLKGEDRPVIWCEYAHSMGNSTGNLYQFWDAIRANKRLIGGYIWDWVDQGLLQKAPDGIEYYAFGGDMGDTKINSGNFCLNGIVDPARNPKPALWEVKKVSQPIAFEAVDLAKGQIKITNLHNFTNLNDFKALWRLEEDGKLLKSGVLDAVDLAPNQERTITIPFKTPKLKAGAVYFLRIGFELKNDALWAGKGHEVAWAQFQLPFEKPAKSITANALGKITVSGNKVKGADFELVFNPETGLLEHYTFKGKNLVRSGFRPNFWRPTTDNDRGGGKTPKNLKVWKEASKNPESVDFTLNKLSDYEARAIATFAFGSGKAHMTLSYLIYGDGSFKIDAKFTADEALPMLPRLGLQLEVVEQLHTINWLGKGPHENYWDRKLGADIGHYSATVAEDYYSYIRPQESSNKTEVYWFSLTNENNIGLVIRAEGEPLSMSAWPYTTWDIENALHTYDLKPRDFITVNVDHKQMGVGGDDSWSQKALPHPEYRLTAKEYTYSFTVKPISSLKGIGRAPKVKPSTSK from the coding sequence TTGCAACCTTGGCAAAACCCCCATGTAAACGGGTTAAATCGTCTGCCTGCCAGGGCTACTTCCCACTCCTATGCCACAAATGCCGAGGCCAGGATAGGCGAAAAAGAAAAGAGTGACCGTTATAAGTCCTTGAATGGCAATTGGAAATTTCAATGGCATCCCGTTCCCGAACAGGTGCCGGACAATTTTTACAAAACCGACCTGAACGATGGGGATTGGGACACCCTGCCCGTGCCATCCAATTGGGAGCTTCATGGTTATGGTACTGCCATTTATACAAACATAAAATATCCATTTGAACCGGTTGACCCACCCTTCACTCCAAAGGATGATAACCCCACGGGATTGTATCGCACGTCCTTTGAAATTCCCAGCAATTGGGAAGATATGCAAGTGACCTTAACTTTCGGTGGTGTCAGTTCTGCATATTATGTGTGGATAAATGGCAAATTATTGGGATATAGCGAAGATAGTAGATTGCCAACCCATTTTGATATTACACCCTACCTGGAAGAGGGTAAGAATCAACTGGCGGTTAAAGTGTATCGATGGAGCGATGGGGTATACCTCGAAGATCAGGATCATTGGCGTTTGAGCGGTATCCATCGCGATGTATATCTCTCCGCTGCACCAAAAATACAGCTGTACGACTTTTTTGTTCGGACCGATTTGGATGAAAATTATAAGGATGCGGAGCTCCAAATACGGCCAAAGATCAAGGTCTTTGACGGTATGGAATTTGATGGGCAGCTTCTTGAGGCCCAGCTTTTTGATTCAGACGGAAAAGCCATTTTGGATGGGCCATTGCGTATGTCGGCAAAGGCAATCTACAATGAAAAGTACGAACAACGTGGGAAGCCCGATTTTGCCATGATGAAGGCCATGGTAAAAAATCCGAAAAAATGGAGTGCGGAGCATCCACATTTATATACTCTTGTTTTTAGCTTAAAAAGTAGTGAAGGAAAACTGTTGGAGGCCAGAAGTACCAAAATTGGTTTTCGGGAAACTGAAATCAGGGACGGGGAGTTCTTTGTAAATGGAGAATCGGTATTGATGTACGGTGTAAATCGTCATGACCACAGCCCTATAACGGGCAAAGTTGTTGGTCGTGAATTGATGTTAAAGGATATTTTAATGATGAAAAAATTTAACATCAATGCCGTACGTACTTCGCACTACCCCAACAACGAGTATTTCTATGAACTATGTGATAAATACGGTATTTATGTGATGGATGAGGCCAACCTGGAAACCCATGGCATAGGTGGAAAATTATCAAACGATGCCGCATGGTCGACTGCTTTTTTGGAACGTGCCGTTCGTATGGTGGAACGCGACAAAAACCACCCCAGTATTGTTTTTTGGTCCTTGGGCAATGAATCGGGCTCAGGGTTTAATCATGCGACAATGGCGAATTGGATTCGGGCGTTCGACCCAACCCGACCGGTACATTATGAAGGCGCGCAGACTACGGGCGGTAAACATAAAATTGAGGATAAAGTCATTAAAGACCCGGATTATGTTGATATGGTGAGCCGGATGTACAATCCTATAGAATATATGGTCAAGATGGCCAACCTCAAAGGCGAGGATCGGCCTGTAATTTGGTGCGAATATGCCCACTCCATGGGGAATTCCACCGGGAATCTATACCAGTTTTGGGATGCCATTAGAGCCAATAAACGGCTTATTGGGGGTTATATTTGGGACTGGGTGGATCAAGGATTACTGCAAAAAGCTCCTGATGGTATCGAGTACTATGCTTTTGGCGGCGATATGGGGGATACCAAAATAAACTCCGGCAATTTTTGCCTCAACGGCATTGTTGATCCAGCACGGAACCCCAAACCAGCCCTTTGGGAAGTAAAAAAAGTCTCTCAGCCAATAGCATTCGAAGCTGTAGATTTGGCAAAAGGCCAAATAAAAATTACCAACCTCCACAATTTTACAAACTTAAATGACTTTAAAGCCCTATGGAGATTGGAAGAAGATGGAAAGTTGTTGAAAAGTGGTGTTTTGGACGCCGTCGATTTAGCGCCCAACCAGGAAAGAACAATCACGATTCCTTTTAAAACACCAAAATTAAAAGCGGGAGCCGTATACTTTCTGCGCATTGGTTTTGAATTAAAAAATGATGCCCTTTGGGCCGGAAAAGGCCATGAAGTGGCATGGGCACAATTTCAACTTCCCTTTGAAAAACCTGCTAAATCGATTACCGCCAACGCTTTGGGGAAAATCACGGTTTCGGGCAACAAAGTCAAGGGGGCCGACTTTGAGTTGGTTTTCAATCCGGAAACAGGTCTATTGGAACACTATACATTTAAAGGTAAAAACCTTGTTAGGTCTGGTTTTCGTCCAAATTTTTGGAGACCAACCACAGACAACGATCGTGGCGGAGGAAAGACTCCAAAAAACCTGAAAGTTTGGAAAGAGGCATCAAAAAATCCAGAATCCGTAGACTTCACCCTTAACAAATTGAGCGATTACGAAGCCAGGGCCATTGCCACATTCGCTTTTGGAAGTGGAAAGGCCCATATGACCCTTAGTTACCTTATTTACGGGGATGGGAGCTTTAAAATCGATGCCAAATTCACTGCGGATGAAGCTTTGCCCATGTTGCCCCGTTTAGGGTTGCAACTTGAGGTGGTTGAACAGCTTCACACTATAAATTGGTTGGGCAAAGGCCCCCACGAAAACTATTGGGATAGAAAGTTGGGTGCCGATATAGGGCATTACAGTGCTACGGTTGCCGAGGATTATTATTCCTACATTCGTCCACAGGAAAGTAGCAATAAAACGGAGGTATATTGGTTTTCCCTGACCAATGAAAACAATATTGGGCTTGTGATCCGGGCAGAGGGCGAACCACTGAGTATGAGTGCTTGGCCCTATACTACTTGGGATATTGAAAATGCACTCCATACGTACGACTTGAAACCAAGGGATTTTATCACTGTGAACGTTGACCACAAACAAATGGGTGTGGGTGGTGATGACAGTTGGTCGCAAAAGGCACTTCCCCATCCCGAGTATCGCCTAACTGCCAAGGAATACACCTATTCCTTTACGGTAAAACCCATAAGTTCATTAAAAGGAATTGGCCGAGCTCCAAAAGTAAAACCATCCACTTCAAAATGA
- a CDS encoding ATP-binding protein: MKPPFLTSLQHFVVLMSFLFIAIHDTSGQKHTSSLTRLKVDGIDFNINANVVYLDRIGYLWIGTNNGLYRYDGQNLHEFQYDVFNEGSIPNNTVNSIEEDGNGNLWIGTESYLVFYDRFKNSFHGFYKNNTTKILGTTTNGTVYANLWETGYIKIGPHKDVEGLVFETAHNYTKDHQVLPDSKKINSFLEGKYHRVWFATDQGILGLNKKGKLSKTSFTERTFFLAPYKEDSFLAFTRNSMHILAYRKGDRRLEVLDTKPLDVDKNFVPRDLKYHPEKSEYYVLGAKKIIKINAKANRLKIKNLYESHKKQLTTTIFKSLTLDGHGNLWVASSDGVFKMVNGTLIFKTIGLPSSISAGTALYAQKGGQNILLGTTTGEVLHTQYKKSNDFVVKARENMKIGAIAKSYDTKDVFVGTGGVLKKMTNPMSSKPSTLKSIKEYKEGIMDIIAIDPNEIWVGLWGGGIDIINNRAPLCPFKKALMEKLRGLNVSVLHRDEEDLLWIGTRGQGIFVVDFTAESVSHFYPKNPNGLNSNAILCFLEHQGKIYIGTRGGGINVYDYKTKGFDVYGKKEGLNSLTIAAMEKDQNGNIWAATVKGITLFDVENRSFTNFSSQDGLNENQFLFNKHIKDSEGNIYFTNGKSITKVNPNEYSKNRQLARTLITNFEILGTSNNLKNTANGHGKPVLLTNHLTLPYNENNITIDFTSLDFTAPEKNHFAYLMEGVHDYWIYTSASNNTTNYNGLKPGNYTFKVKSTNSHGVWNPTPAVLKFTITPPFWASNLAILFYVVAFILATLCAIVLIRNWFQMKKNLVAETVSHQKDKEHHKMKMVFFTDISHELRTPLTLIQGTIEKAIREGKYQLQENTAQRIYNNSLRIGRLIDQIMDIRKNEVGAFRLKVAKGNIVEDIKNLKKAFNDFASINSIAYKFDCSEKEIKGYYDLQILEKIIFNLLSNAFKYTAKNGKIKIVVKMVRVDLEQSNLKEIKQGKYVECHVTDNGLGIPAQNLEHIFDRYYQSTKMPVNQVPGTGIGMELVQKLVKVHGGTISLDSIENKRTTFTFMLPIEKQHYAENEFVSEEKGRRPSIITKSEYQIFDEVTSTGVHREKEPFHNRPTILLVDDNPELRTMMREELFNEFDILEAGNGRDGHQIALEQQPNLIISDILMPVEDGIGMLKKIKENEEMAHLPIFMLTAKDSEETKIQCLSLGVTDYIEKPFSPDFLKWKVKNVLFSRATLKDKYSKVISVKTSDVELESNDEKLIKKLVQIVENSLEDGALSVGYLASEVGMSRANLYRKLQAILNETPVNFIKKIRLKRASQLLKKNNMYISEVGYMTGFCNPKYFAKCFSKEFGVSPAEYVKQFGAVKGSSFKVDLDEILTKVN; the protein is encoded by the coding sequence ATGAAACCCCCTTTCTTGACTTCATTGCAACATTTTGTGGTATTGATGTCATTCCTGTTCATTGCAATACATGATACTTCTGGTCAAAAACATACCTCCAGTTTAACTAGGTTGAAAGTGGATGGTATAGATTTCAACATTAATGCCAATGTAGTATACCTGGATAGGATTGGCTATTTATGGATTGGAACCAATAATGGGCTTTATCGCTATGACGGTCAGAATTTACATGAGTTCCAATATGACGTTTTCAATGAAGGTTCAATACCTAATAATACGGTTAATAGCATTGAGGAAGATGGTAATGGAAACTTGTGGATAGGTACCGAAAGCTATCTGGTTTTTTACGACCGTTTTAAAAATTCGTTCCACGGGTTCTATAAAAACAATACCACCAAAATTCTTGGTACCACCACCAATGGAACGGTCTATGCCAACCTTTGGGAAACGGGTTATATCAAGATTGGACCACATAAGGATGTTGAGGGCCTTGTATTTGAAACGGCACATAACTATACCAAAGATCATCAGGTGTTACCTGACAGCAAAAAGATCAACTCATTTCTTGAAGGTAAATACCATAGGGTTTGGTTCGCCACCGACCAAGGGATATTGGGCTTGAATAAAAAAGGGAAGCTTTCCAAGACTTCCTTTACCGAGCGTACTTTTTTCCTGGCTCCGTACAAAGAAGATTCATTTCTGGCATTTACGCGAAATTCAATGCACATCCTGGCCTACAGAAAAGGGGACCGGAGACTTGAAGTTTTGGATACGAAACCCTTGGACGTTGACAAAAATTTCGTTCCCAGGGATTTGAAATATCACCCGGAAAAGTCCGAATACTATGTTTTGGGTGCCAAGAAGATTATCAAGATCAACGCCAAAGCAAATCGTTTGAAAATCAAAAACCTATATGAAAGCCACAAAAAACAGTTGACTACGACGATTTTTAAATCGCTGACCCTTGATGGACATGGAAACTTATGGGTGGCAAGTTCCGACGGTGTATTTAAAATGGTAAATGGCACTCTTATTTTTAAGACCATTGGACTGCCATCCAGCATTTCAGCCGGCACCGCCTTATATGCCCAAAAAGGTGGCCAAAACATACTCCTTGGAACGACAACCGGTGAAGTTTTGCATACCCAATATAAAAAGTCTAACGACTTTGTAGTAAAAGCAAGGGAAAACATGAAAATAGGGGCCATTGCAAAAAGCTATGATACAAAGGATGTATTTGTCGGGACCGGTGGTGTACTGAAAAAAATGACAAATCCCATGTCAAGCAAGCCATCTACCCTTAAATCCATCAAGGAGTATAAAGAGGGAATTATGGACATTATCGCCATCGACCCCAACGAAATCTGGGTAGGCCTTTGGGGTGGCGGAATCGACATTATCAACAACAGGGCTCCCTTGTGTCCGTTCAAAAAAGCCCTCATGGAAAAATTAAGGGGGCTCAACGTTTCCGTCCTACATCGTGATGAAGAAGACCTCCTTTGGATAGGTACCCGTGGCCAGGGTATTTTTGTTGTGGATTTTACGGCAGAAAGTGTATCACATTTCTATCCTAAAAACCCAAACGGATTAAATTCCAATGCCATATTATGCTTTTTGGAACATCAGGGAAAAATATATATTGGTACCAGGGGCGGAGGCATCAATGTCTACGATTATAAAACAAAAGGTTTTGATGTGTATGGAAAGAAAGAAGGTTTGAATTCCCTGACCATTGCCGCAATGGAAAAAGACCAAAATGGAAATATTTGGGCCGCCACGGTCAAAGGAATTACATTATTTGATGTTGAAAACAGAAGTTTTACCAATTTTAGTTCCCAGGACGGACTCAATGAAAACCAATTTCTATTCAACAAACACATAAAAGACAGTGAAGGTAATATTTATTTTACCAACGGCAAGAGCATTACAAAGGTCAATCCCAATGAATATAGTAAAAACAGGCAATTGGCCAGGACCCTCATAACCAATTTTGAAATATTGGGGACTTCCAATAACTTAAAAAATACGGCAAATGGGCATGGCAAACCCGTTTTGCTTACCAACCATCTTACGTTGCCCTACAATGAAAACAATATCACCATAGACTTTACTTCACTGGATTTTACCGCTCCTGAAAAGAACCATTTTGCCTATTTGATGGAGGGAGTCCACGATTATTGGATCTATACCTCGGCAAGTAACAATACTACCAATTACAACGGCCTTAAACCGGGCAACTACACTTTTAAGGTAAAGAGTACCAACAGCCATGGCGTATGGAACCCTACCCCAGCGGTACTGAAATTTACCATAACCCCTCCTTTTTGGGCAAGTAATTTGGCTATTTTGTTTTACGTGGTAGCTTTCATTTTGGCAACTTTATGCGCAATTGTTTTGATCAGAAACTGGTTTCAGATGAAAAAGAATCTTGTGGCCGAAACGGTCAGCCACCAAAAGGACAAGGAGCACCATAAAATGAAGATGGTCTTTTTTACTGATATTTCCCATGAGCTTAGAACGCCATTGACACTGATACAGGGAACCATTGAAAAGGCAATACGGGAGGGGAAGTACCAATTACAAGAGAACACTGCCCAACGGATTTATAATAATTCACTGCGTATTGGAAGGCTGATCGATCAAATTATGGATATCCGAAAAAATGAGGTAGGGGCCTTTAGACTAAAAGTAGCAAAGGGCAATATTGTGGAAGATATCAAGAATCTTAAGAAGGCCTTCAATGACTTTGCGAGTATCAATAGCATTGCGTACAAGTTCGATTGCAGTGAAAAGGAAATAAAAGGCTACTATGACCTACAAATTCTTGAAAAAATAATCTTTAATCTCTTATCCAATGCCTTTAAGTATACCGCCAAAAACGGCAAGATCAAAATTGTGGTAAAAATGGTTAGGGTTGATTTGGAGCAAAGTAATTTAAAAGAAATAAAACAGGGAAAATATGTGGAATGCCATGTAACCGATAATGGTTTGGGCATACCGGCCCAAAATCTTGAACATATTTTTGACCGTTACTATCAATCCACTAAAATGCCCGTAAATCAGGTTCCTGGAACGGGCATTGGAATGGAACTGGTGCAAAAACTGGTAAAGGTCCACGGCGGGACCATTTCCTTGGATAGTATAGAAAACAAAAGAACCACATTTACATTTATGCTTCCCATTGAAAAACAACATTATGCCGAAAATGAATTTGTTTCCGAGGAAAAAGGGAGAAGACCGTCCATCATAACGAAATCTGAATATCAGATTTTTGATGAAGTAACCTCAACCGGTGTACACAGGGAGAAAGAGCCCTTCCATAATCGCCCAACGATCCTATTGGTTGACGATAACCCTGAGCTAAGGACCATGATGAGGGAAGAACTGTTCAATGAATTTGACATTCTTGAAGCCGGAAACGGTAGGGATGGCCATCAAATAGCCCTGGAGCAGCAACCCAACCTCATCATCAGTGATATCCTCATGCCCGTGGAAGATGGTATCGGCATGCTTAAAAAAATCAAGGAAAATGAAGAGATGGCCCATCTGCCTATTTTCATGTTGACTGCAAAAGATTCAGAAGAGACCAAAATCCAATGCCTCAGCCTTGGTGTTACCGACTATATTGAAAAGCCCTTTAGTCCTGATTTTTTAAAATGGAAGGTGAAAAATGTCTTGTTCTCCAGAGCTACATTAAAGGATAAATACAGTAAGGTCATTTCTGTAAAGACCTCGGATGTTGAACTGGAGTCGAACGATGAAAAGTTGATAAAGAAACTGGTACAGATTGTGGAAAACTCATTGGAAGACGGGGCTCTTAGTGTGGGGTATCTCGCCTCTGAAGTGGGTATGAGTCGTGCCAACCTTTACAGGAAATTACAGGCAATCCTAAACGAAACCCCGGTTAACTTCATCAAAAAAATAAGACTGAAACGAGCTTCACAACTTTTGAAAAAGAACAATATGTACATTTCAGAAGTGGGTTATATGACAGGTTTTTGCAATCCAAAGTATTTCGCCAAGTGTTTCAGTAAGGAATTTGGCGTCAGTCCGGCGGAATATGTGAAGCAGTTTGGAGCAGTGAAAGGGTCTTCCTTCAAAGTTGACCTGGACGAAATTTTGACCAAGGTCAACTAG